A DNA window from Cobetia marina contains the following coding sequences:
- a CDS encoding sodium:solute symporter family protein: MTGSILIIAAFMIIPLIVGLVSARKSQTTSEDFFVQGRAMGSIAVFFTVAATWWSAFAFLGSNATFYTSGPIYLTALAWNLLFGFMYYWVGKRVWYLGKRFDYLTPSDLMGDFYNSEALRILVAVITLIFTVPYLQIQLTGGAYLIEVASGGVVPFWLAALLFYFIIIVYVWVGGIRAIAWTDVIYGALLFFGMMYAGYYIAGQAGGPTSMFAQLASDSPAHLTLPGPNGNMGYSMWFSLFVIVAIGAFMGPQIWLRMYSVKSGKLFGLMPFLLGLAAFAYFGSVLTGYTGVLLEPGLENADQILPVMLMNYAPYLLASLIMAAGAAAAMSTANSQIHAVSTVVTMDIYKRYVNPQANQERIVHIGRLSLVGFSLAAYILALTVPGLLVTIGIAALAGTAQLIVPTLGAITWRKAHPQAAFWGLSLGIVTVLWLSYGASVSNPLGLHAGIWGLILNASAFVILSLALQRKDAEVVERFAQARRDYTAEYHPEQLEDAEAGPARVIEAR, from the coding sequence ATGACAGGAAGTATCTTGATCATCGCGGCCTTCATGATCATCCCCTTGATCGTCGGGCTCGTGTCCGCGCGAAAGTCCCAGACGACAAGTGAAGATTTCTTCGTGCAAGGGCGGGCCATGGGCAGCATTGCCGTGTTCTTCACGGTGGCGGCCACCTGGTGGAGCGCCTTTGCCTTCCTCGGTTCCAACGCCACCTTCTATACCAGTGGCCCCATCTATCTCACGGCGCTGGCGTGGAACCTGCTCTTCGGCTTCATGTACTACTGGGTGGGCAAGCGTGTCTGGTATCTCGGCAAGCGCTTCGACTACCTGACGCCGTCAGACCTGATGGGCGACTTCTACAACAGTGAAGCGCTGAGAATCCTCGTCGCCGTCATCACGCTGATCTTCACCGTGCCCTATCTGCAGATCCAGCTGACCGGCGGTGCCTACCTGATCGAGGTCGCCTCGGGTGGCGTCGTGCCCTTCTGGCTGGCCGCGCTGCTGTTCTACTTCATCATCATCGTCTATGTGTGGGTCGGCGGTATTCGCGCCATCGCCTGGACCGACGTGATCTACGGGGCACTGCTGTTCTTCGGCATGATGTATGCGGGCTATTACATCGCCGGCCAGGCCGGTGGCCCGACCAGCATGTTCGCGCAGCTTGCCAGCGACTCGCCCGCGCACCTGACCCTGCCGGGGCCGAATGGCAACATGGGCTACTCCATGTGGTTCTCGCTGTTCGTGATCGTGGCCATCGGCGCCTTCATGGGCCCCCAGATCTGGCTGCGCATGTATTCGGTGAAAAGCGGCAAGCTGTTCGGCTTGATGCCCTTCCTACTGGGGCTCGCCGCCTTCGCCTACTTCGGCTCGGTACTGACGGGCTATACCGGGGTACTGCTGGAGCCGGGCCTGGAGAATGCTGACCAGATCCTGCCCGTCATGCTGATGAACTATGCGCCCTACCTGCTGGCCTCGCTGATCATGGCGGCTGGGGCCGCCGCGGCGATGTCCACGGCCAACTCCCAGATCCATGCGGTATCGACCGTGGTGACCATGGATATCTACAAGCGCTACGTGAACCCGCAGGCGAATCAGGAACGTATCGTCCATATCGGGCGCCTGTCCCTGGTGGGCTTCTCTCTCGCGGCCTACATCCTGGCCCTGACCGTTCCGGGACTGCTGGTCACCATCGGCATCGCGGCACTGGCGGGTACCGCTCAGCTGATCGTGCCGACACTGGGCGCCATCACCTGGCGCAAGGCGCACCCGCAAGCGGCCTTCTGGGGCCTGAGCCTGGGCATCGTGACCGTCCTGTGGCTGTCCTACGGTGCCAGTGTCAGCAACCCGCTTGGCCTGCATGCCGGCATCTGGGGCCTGATTCTCAATGCGTCAGCCTTCGTGATCCTCAGCCTCGCCCTGCAGCGCAAGGATGCCGAGGTGGTGGAACGCTTCGCCCAGGCGCGTCGGGATTACACCGCCGAGTATCACCCGGAGCAGCTGGAAGACGCCGAGGCTGGTCCAGCTCGGGTGATCGAAGCCCGCTGA
- a CDS encoding OsmC domain/YcaO domain-containing protein → MEIKVNFLDNLRLEAKFDDFTVITDQPIRYKGDGSAPSPFDYFLASSALCAAYFVKVYCVARNIPTENIRLSQNNIVDPENRYNQIFKIQVELPEELSDKDRQGILRSIERCTVKKVVQTGPGFEIETVDNLDEDAQALLMAEPPEGQSTWIEGKDLPLEQTIANMTGLLNDLGMKIEIASWRNIVPHVWSLHIRDAASPMCFTNGKGSTKESALCSALGEFIERLSCNFFYNDQFFGEAIADSEFVHYPNEKWFQPGPNDEIPEGVLDDYCLEIFNPDGELGGSNLIDTNSGRADRGIVSLPFTRRSDGETIYFPSNLIENLYLSNGMSAGNTLPEAQVQCLSEIFERAVKREILEQELTLPDVPQEVLAKYPEIVEGIEALEAQGFPILVKDASLGGQFPVACVTLMNPKTGGVFASFGAHPSFEVAIERSLTELMQGRSFEGLNDFMPPTFNSLAVSEPNNFVEHFIDSSGLVSWRFFSSKTDIEFVEWDFSGSNEEEVANLFGILDEIGKESYMAVHEDLGAPVCRILVPGYSEVYPVEDLVWDNTNMALDYREDILNLHRLDDDQLADLGERLEESQLDEHMDIKTLIGIEFDENTIWGQLTILELKLMINLALGQHEDALDRVEMFLQYNDNTVVRGLYYQAMKAVLEITLDDELELEDYLYNFRRMFGEDTIAAVVGSVQGEVRFHGLEPTNMQLEGLDRHLRLIESYQKLHAHRAALAAEQA, encoded by the coding sequence ATGGAAATCAAGGTCAACTTTCTCGACAACCTGAGGCTCGAGGCGAAATTCGATGACTTCACGGTCATCACCGATCAGCCCATCCGCTACAAGGGCGATGGGTCGGCGCCGAGCCCGTTCGACTACTTCCTGGCGTCCTCGGCGCTGTGCGCGGCCTACTTCGTGAAGGTGTACTGCGTGGCGCGCAACATCCCGACCGAGAACATCCGTCTGTCGCAGAACAACATCGTTGACCCGGAAAACCGCTACAACCAGATCTTCAAGATCCAGGTGGAGCTGCCGGAAGAGCTGTCCGACAAGGATCGCCAGGGCATCCTGCGCTCCATCGAGCGTTGCACGGTGAAGAAGGTCGTCCAGACCGGCCCGGGCTTCGAGATCGAGACGGTCGACAACCTCGACGAGGACGCCCAGGCCCTGCTGATGGCGGAGCCGCCGGAAGGACAGAGCACCTGGATCGAAGGCAAGGACCTGCCGCTGGAGCAGACCATCGCCAACATGACGGGCCTTCTGAATGATCTCGGCATGAAGATCGAGATCGCCTCCTGGCGCAACATCGTGCCCCACGTCTGGTCACTGCACATTCGTGATGCCGCCTCGCCGATGTGCTTCACCAACGGCAAGGGCTCGACCAAGGAGAGCGCGCTGTGCTCGGCGCTGGGCGAGTTCATCGAGCGTCTGAGCTGCAACTTCTTCTACAACGACCAGTTCTTCGGCGAAGCCATCGCTGACAGCGAGTTCGTGCATTACCCGAACGAGAAGTGGTTCCAGCCGGGCCCGAACGACGAGATCCCGGAAGGCGTGCTGGACGATTACTGCCTGGAGATCTTCAATCCGGACGGCGAGCTGGGTGGCTCCAATCTGATCGATACCAATTCCGGGCGTGCGGACCGTGGCATCGTGTCTCTGCCGTTCACCCGTCGCTCGGATGGCGAGACGATCTACTTCCCGTCCAACCTGATCGAGAACCTGTACCTCAGCAACGGCATGAGCGCCGGCAACACCTTGCCGGAAGCCCAGGTGCAGTGCCTGTCCGAGATCTTCGAGCGTGCCGTGAAGCGCGAGATTCTCGAGCAGGAACTGACCCTGCCGGACGTGCCGCAGGAGGTGCTGGCCAAGTACCCGGAAATCGTCGAGGGCATCGAGGCACTGGAAGCCCAGGGCTTCCCGATTCTGGTCAAGGACGCCTCGCTGGGCGGCCAGTTCCCGGTGGCCTGCGTGACCTTGATGAACCCGAAGACCGGCGGTGTCTTCGCCTCCTTCGGCGCGCATCCGAGCTTTGAGGTTGCCATCGAGCGCAGCCTGACCGAGCTGATGCAGGGCCGCAGCTTCGAGGGTCTCAACGACTTCATGCCGCCGACCTTCAACTCGCTGGCCGTCTCCGAGCCGAACAACTTCGTCGAGCACTTCATCGACTCATCAGGTCTCGTCTCCTGGCGTTTCTTCAGCTCGAAGACCGACATCGAGTTCGTCGAGTGGGACTTCTCCGGCAGCAATGAAGAAGAGGTCGCCAACCTGTTCGGTATCCTCGATGAGATCGGCAAGGAATCGTACATGGCGGTGCACGAGGACCTCGGCGCGCCGGTGTGTCGTATCCTGGTGCCGGGCTATTCCGAGGTCTATCCGGTCGAGGACCTGGTGTGGGACAACACCAACATGGCGCTGGATTACCGCGAGGACATCCTCAATCTGCATCGTCTCGATGACGATCAGCTGGCGGACCTGGGCGAGCGTCTCGAAGAGAGCCAGCTTGATGAGCACATGGACATCAAGACGCTGATCGGCATCGAGTTCGACGAGAACACCATCTGGGGCCAGCTGACGATTCTCGAGCTGAAACTGATGATCAATCTCGCGCTGGGTCAGCACGAGGACGCGCTGGATCGTGTCGAGATGTTCCTGCAGTACAACGACAACACCGTCGTGCGCGGCCTCTATTATCAGGCCATGAAGGCGGTGCTGGAGATCACCCTCGACGATGAGCTGGAGCTTGAGGACTACCTCTACAACTTCCGCCGCATGTTCGGTGAAGACACCATCGCTGCCGTGGTCGGCTCCGTGCAGGGTGAGGTGCGCTTCCATGGCCTGGAGCCCACCAACATGCAGCTGGAAGGGCTGGATCGCCACCTGCGTCTGATCGAAAGCTACCAGAAGCTGCACGCCCATCGTGCTGCCTTGGCGGCCGAGCAGGCCTGA
- a CDS encoding LysR substrate-binding domain-containing protein, whose protein sequence is MKLNYDLNLLRTFHALYLEQNVTRAGERLHLSQPSVSAALSKLRELFNDPLFIRDRQRMRPTEKADHLFPTIEAALTDLDGLINSERHFDHTTESRHFEIAANDYFEVLILPQLATILREQAPGITLQVRRLSQDMSEAGVMSGTTDLAFGRQVDPPENLVVREVITEGIDCLVGNGHPLLERLDHEGRMTKADFEHHAHVLVQPHARLKSGIFKQLEGQGLKREVALAVTYFMAVPSLLERSPLIASLPTGLCQHFCRQFAVTLVPPPVAFASFPFHLSWHRRYQKDPAHRWIREQIIACCQRLAEDQKVLS, encoded by the coding sequence ATGAAGCTCAATTACGACCTCAACCTCCTGCGCACCTTTCATGCGCTGTATCTCGAGCAGAACGTCACGCGCGCCGGCGAGCGTCTGCACCTGAGTCAGCCCTCGGTGAGCGCGGCGCTGTCGAAACTGCGCGAGCTGTTCAATGACCCGCTGTTCATTCGTGATCGCCAGCGCATGCGCCCCACCGAGAAGGCCGACCATCTGTTCCCGACCATCGAGGCGGCGCTGACCGATCTCGACGGCCTGATCAACAGCGAGCGACACTTCGACCACACCACCGAGAGCCGTCATTTCGAGATCGCCGCCAACGACTACTTCGAGGTGCTGATCCTGCCGCAACTGGCGACGATCCTGCGTGAGCAGGCCCCCGGCATCACGCTGCAGGTACGCAGACTGTCACAGGACATGAGCGAGGCTGGCGTGATGAGCGGCACGACGGATCTCGCCTTCGGGCGTCAGGTCGACCCGCCCGAGAATCTGGTGGTGCGTGAGGTGATCACGGAAGGCATCGACTGCCTGGTGGGCAACGGGCATCCGCTATTGGAGCGTCTGGATCATGAAGGCCGCATGACCAAGGCGGATTTCGAGCACCACGCCCATGTGCTGGTTCAACCGCATGCCCGCCTGAAAAGCGGCATCTTCAAGCAGCTTGAGGGCCAAGGACTGAAGCGTGAGGTGGCGCTGGCCGTCACCTACTTCATGGCCGTGCCCTCTCTGCTGGAACGCTCGCCGTTGATCGCGAGCCTGCCCACCGGACTGTGCCAGCATTTCTGTCGTCAGTTCGCCGTCACTCTCGTGCCGCCACCCGTGGCCTTCGCCTCCTTCCCCTTCCATCTGAGCTGGCATCGCCGCTATCAGAAGGACCCGGCGCACCGCTGGATCAGGGAGCAGATCATCGCGTGTTGTCAGCGTCTGGCAGAGGATCAGAAGGTGCTGTCCTGA
- a CDS encoding SDR family oxidoreductase produces MSDVKQMQAEGEKIILITGASSGIGEATARTLVKAGHKVVVTARRKERLDALVEELGSDKVLAIAADATDYDQLAKVVEQAVAHHGHLDVAFANAGTGVSQAGTENGDPEEWKRVVDININALLWTAHATLPHLRERKGHFILTSSVAGRANHAGSIYSASKWFAYGFGQNLAMEMAEWQGRCTTITPGMVNTAFFDEPKPDKLDPQDVADAVLYAISASPRANIREVHLVPTW; encoded by the coding sequence ATGAGTGATGTGAAGCAGATGCAAGCCGAAGGAGAGAAGATTATTCTGATCACCGGTGCCTCCAGCGGTATCGGTGAGGCCACCGCACGCACTCTGGTGAAGGCCGGGCACAAGGTCGTCGTGACCGCCCGCCGCAAGGAGCGCCTCGATGCGCTTGTCGAGGAGCTGGGCAGCGACAAGGTGCTGGCGATCGCCGCGGATGCGACGGACTACGATCAGCTCGCCAAGGTCGTCGAACAGGCCGTCGCCCATCATGGCCATCTGGATGTGGCGTTCGCCAATGCCGGTACCGGCGTCAGCCAGGCTGGCACCGAGAACGGCGATCCCGAGGAGTGGAAGCGGGTCGTCGACATCAACATCAATGCGCTGCTGTGGACCGCCCACGCGACCCTGCCGCATCTGAGAGAGCGCAAGGGCCACTTCATCCTCACCAGTTCCGTGGCCGGGCGCGCCAATCATGCGGGCTCCATCTACAGCGCCAGCAAGTGGTTCGCCTACGGTTTCGGCCAGAACCTGGCGATGGAAATGGCCGAGTGGCAAGGCCGCTGCACCACCATCACGCCAGGCATGGTCAACACCGCCTTCTTCGATGAGCCCAAGCCGGACAAGCTGGACCCGCAGGATGTGGCGGATGCCGTGCTCTACGCCATCAGTGCCTCACCGCGTGCCAATATCCGCGAAGTGCACCTGGTGCCGACCTGGTGA
- a CDS encoding type 1 glutamine amidotransferase domain-containing protein, with protein MSKVLVVVTSHDTLGDTGKKTGFWLEELAAPYYVLKDAGVEVTLASPKGGQPPLDPASQGEDFQTDATRRFDKDTAAQQDLATTAVLADMKVEDFDAIFYPGGHGPLWDLTNDADSIRLIEQFHAAGKPVSAVCHAPAVLLNARKPDGTPFVDGVHVTGFTNGEEEGVGLTDVVPFLVEEALQQKGGIYEKKDDFTSYAIQDGLVITGQNPMSSEGVAELLLKSLEQ; from the coding sequence ATGAGCAAGGTTCTGGTGGTAGTGACATCCCACGATACGCTGGGTGACACGGGCAAGAAGACAGGCTTCTGGCTGGAAGAGCTGGCGGCTCCCTACTACGTGCTGAAGGATGCCGGTGTCGAGGTGACACTCGCGTCTCCCAAGGGCGGTCAGCCGCCGCTGGACCCGGCAAGCCAGGGCGAGGACTTCCAGACGGATGCCACTCGCCGCTTCGACAAGGACACTGCCGCTCAGCAGGACCTCGCCACCACCGCCGTACTGGCAGACATGAAGGTCGAGGACTTCGACGCCATCTTCTACCCGGGTGGCCACGGCCCGCTGTGGGATCTGACCAACGACGCCGATTCCATCCGTCTGATCGAGCAGTTCCACGCGGCCGGCAAGCCGGTCAGCGCTGTCTGCCACGCCCCGGCGGTGCTGCTGAATGCCCGCAAGCCGGATGGCACTCCCTTCGTGGATGGCGTGCATGTCACCGGTTTCACCAATGGCGAAGAAGAGGGTGTCGGCCTCACTGACGTCGTGCCGTTCCTGGTGGAAGAGGCGCTGCAGCAGAAGGGTGGCATCTATGAGAAGAAGGACGACTTCACCTCCTACGCCATCCAGGATGGGCTGGTCATCACCGGTCAGAACCCGATGTCGTCTGAAGGCGTCGCGGAACTGCTGCTCAAGAGTCTCGAGCAATAA
- the atzF gene encoding allophanate hydrolase: MMTHTPHNLSITALSKAYQAGELTPRQLVNELLAAQPEQDAAWITRLSADQLEPYLARLDDVAPESLPLYGIPFAIKDNIDLAGVTTTAGCPEFAYTPDDDAFVVKQLIAAGAIPIGKTNLDQFATGLVGERALPVYGTPANAFDPAYVPGGSSSGSAVVTAQGQVSFALGTDTAGSGRVPACFNNLVGVKPTLGLLSAGGVVPACATLDTISIFALGCDDAARVLSVTAQFDADNRWAREHDFAVHGQAYGVLPDLTGLRIGVPPRTQWHTDADYSGYMEAAIRQCKALGAELVELDCSPLLAAARLLYEGPWVAERYHAVRELIERNPEALHPVTREITLGGATPLAVDAFDARYQLAEYRRQADALLAQVDVMLAPTTPRLPTKAELAEAPIAVNSELGTWTNFMNLLDLSALAVPVGFNSQGLPGGVTLFAPAFEDLQLLSIARLLEKEFSLPLGASAVARPQARLADSDLPMAKNGRLEIAVCGAHLTGMPLNHQLTQRDARLVARTHSAPRYRLYQLDDATPAKPAMLRAPEDGTSIALEVWSLPIASVGSFLAGIPFPLGLGQIELEDGRWVSGFICSVSADSGVPMTDISEYGGWKAWVERG, encoded by the coding sequence ATGATGACCCATACCCCGCACAACCTGAGCATCACGGCGCTGAGCAAGGCCTATCAGGCCGGAGAGCTGACGCCACGCCAGCTGGTGAATGAACTGCTGGCCGCGCAGCCCGAACAAGACGCCGCCTGGATCACCCGCCTGAGCGCAGATCAGCTGGAACCCTATCTCGCGCGTCTGGACGACGTGGCGCCCGAGTCACTGCCGCTCTACGGCATCCCCTTCGCGATCAAGGACAACATCGATCTCGCCGGCGTGACCACTACCGCCGGTTGCCCGGAATTCGCCTACACGCCAGACGATGACGCCTTCGTGGTCAAGCAGCTGATCGCGGCCGGTGCCATCCCGATAGGCAAGACCAATCTGGATCAGTTCGCCACCGGCCTGGTCGGTGAGCGGGCCCTGCCGGTCTACGGCACTCCGGCCAATGCCTTCGACCCCGCCTATGTGCCGGGCGGCTCCAGCAGTGGCTCCGCCGTCGTCACCGCCCAGGGCCAGGTCAGCTTCGCGCTGGGCACGGACACGGCGGGCTCCGGTCGTGTGCCGGCCTGTTTCAACAATCTGGTCGGCGTGAAGCCGACCCTCGGCCTGCTCAGCGCGGGCGGCGTGGTCCCGGCCTGCGCGACCCTGGATACCATCTCGATCTTCGCGCTGGGCTGTGATGATGCCGCGCGCGTGCTGTCCGTCACCGCACAGTTCGATGCCGACAACCGCTGGGCGCGCGAGCATGACTTCGCCGTTCACGGCCAGGCCTATGGTGTGCTGCCGGACCTTACCGGCCTGCGTATCGGCGTGCCGCCGCGTACCCAGTGGCACACCGACGCCGATTACAGCGGCTACATGGAAGCTGCAATTCGTCAGTGCAAGGCACTGGGCGCCGAGCTGGTCGAGCTGGATTGCAGCCCGCTGCTGGCCGCCGCGCGTCTGCTGTATGAAGGCCCGTGGGTGGCGGAGCGCTATCACGCGGTGCGCGAGCTGATCGAGCGCAACCCCGAAGCACTGCATCCGGTCACGCGTGAGATCACCCTCGGCGGCGCCACGCCGCTGGCCGTGGATGCCTTCGATGCCCGCTATCAGCTGGCCGAATACCGCCGTCAGGCCGATGCCCTGCTCGCGCAGGTGGACGTGATGCTGGCCCCGACCACGCCGCGCCTGCCGACCAAGGCGGAGCTGGCCGAGGCACCGATCGCGGTCAATTCGGAACTGGGCACCTGGACCAACTTCATGAACCTGCTGGATCTTAGCGCACTGGCCGTGCCGGTCGGCTTCAACAGCCAGGGTCTGCCCGGCGGTGTGACGCTGTTCGCGCCCGCCTTCGAAGACCTGCAACTGCTGAGCATCGCGCGGCTGCTCGAGAAGGAATTCTCGCTGCCGCTGGGGGCCAGCGCCGTTGCCCGTCCCCAGGCACGCCTCGCCGACAGCGATCTGCCGATGGCGAAGAATGGCCGGCTCGAGATCGCGGTCTGCGGTGCGCATCTCACTGGCATGCCGCTCAATCACCAGCTCACCCAGCGCGATGCCCGCCTGGTCGCCCGTACTCACAGCGCCCCCCGCTACCGCCTCTATCAACTGGATGACGCCACACCCGCCAAACCGGCCATGCTGCGCGCGCCAGAGGACGGTACCAGCATCGCGCTGGAAGTCTGGTCACTGCCCATCGCCAGTGTCGGCAGCTTCCTCGCCGGCATCCCCTTCCCGCTGGGACTGGGCCAGATCGAGCTCGAGGACGGCCGCTGGGTCTCAGGCTTCATCTGCTCGGTCTCCGCTGACAGTGGCGTACCGATGACGGACATCAGCGAGTACGGCGGCTGGAAGGCCTGGGTGGAGCGCGGGTGA